In Gigantopelta aegis isolate Gae_Host chromosome 6, Gae_host_genome, whole genome shotgun sequence, the following are encoded in one genomic region:
- the LOC121375677 gene encoding adenosine receptor A3-like: protein MKQPGPANGTDPCNQTITYTETDISEWLWKIVSPFIFLTGVTGNIIVLWVLKRLHFTSSSTLVHLFVLALADTGVLCAGLARFWVLNMFDFDIRDTSDFGCKFHLYFTYTIMDFSAWVLVSVTCERVVCVSFPLHVRAWCTVPRACWRLLLTYIVLSVINCHMFWTYGLTKVDGEVSCQLVNKRMSVYDSYIFVWVDLCFVSLLPFAIMFVCTISILRTLRKQNFHTNGHYPRATKERVTNRYTATIRLLLLVTTFFACATLPASLVYIIESFVKGDCHRKQHAQLELAWTLGYLLQFTNYAVNFILYTARNRKFRSKVLVLFHLKKTRLHPASVRTISSSASLRSSSDNPDSVHRDRAIDRHRKDTTHNKEPLDDSSSCDSTVGKNNLAKSRRITPRKQITAHSATTVDHLIGCIRGVRNKTYTLHHCDLNTRSSNNTCGGNSTQRGRVRHMPSDRNDNTSYVIRLPGCYGNQGSELPSSGKTLSDEVLTTHTFISFCEIPSNHIPSTRESSITNCEHPYYNGVGKCDQEIINTHL, encoded by the exons ATGAAGCAGCCCGGGCCTGCTAACGGCACGGACCCGTGTAACCAAACGATAACctacacagagacagacatatcCGAATGGCTGTGGAAAATAGTCAGTCCCTTCATTTTCCTGACGGGGGTCACGGGAAACATTATTGTCCTCTGGGTTCTGAAGCGACTCCACTTTACGTCATCATCGACCCTAGTCCATCTGTTTGTGCTGGCACTGGCGGACACTGGTGTTCTCTGTGCAGGTCTCGCTAGGTTCTGGGTTCTGAACATGTTCGACTTTGACATCAGGGACACGTCAGATTTCGGATGCAAGTTCCACCTTTACTTCACGTACACAATCATGGACTTCTCCGCCTGGGTTCTCGTTTCCGTCACCTGCGAGAGAGTCGTCTGCGTGTCCTTTCCGCTACACGTGCGGGCGTGGTGCACGGTTCCCCGCGCGTGTTGGCGCCTCTTACTCACATACATTGTCTTATCTGTGATAAACTGCCACATGTTCTGGACTTACGGACTGACAAAAGTGGATGGTGAAGTGTCTTGCCAGCTCGTGAATAAACGAATGTCCGTTTACGATAGTTACATATTCGTGTGGGTGGATCTGTGTTTTGTGTCGTTGCTGCCTTTCGCCATTATGTTCGTGTGTACCATTTCCATTTTAAGGACTCTCAGGAAGCAAAATTTCCACACAAATGGACATTATCCCCGCGCGACAAAGGAACGCGTCACCAACAGATACACTGCGACAATTCGTCTTTTATTGCTTGTTACGACATTCTTTGCGTGCGCCACGTTGCCGGCATCATTGGTGTACATTATCGAATCTTTCGTTAAGGGTGATTGTCACCGGAAGCAACACGCCCAGTTAGAGCTTGCGTGGACGTTAGGGTATCTTCTACAGTTCACCAACTACGCCGTCAACTTTATCTTGTATACAGCGAGGAACCGCAAATTTCGCAGCAAGGTTCTTGTACTATTTCATCTGAAGAAAACAAG aCTTCATCCTGCATCAGTCCGGACTATTTCCTCATCAGCCTCGCTTCGGAGCAGTTCCGACAACCCCGATTCTGTACATCGTGATCGCGCCATCGATAGACATCGGAAAGACACGACACACAACAAAGAGCCTCTCGACGATTCATCCTCGTGCGATTCGACAGTCGGCAAAAACAACTTGGCAAAGAGCAGGCGCATTACACCCAGAAAACAAATCACGGCGCATTCGGCAACGACTGTCGACCATCTCATCGGGTGCATCCGTGGTgttagaaacaaaacatatacctTACATCACTGTGATTTAAACACCAGAAGTTCTAATAATACGTGTGGGGGAAATTCTACCCAACGAGGTCGTGTGAGACATATGCCTAGTGACCGAAACGACAATACCAGTTACGTGATAAGGTTGCCTGGTTGTTATGGCAACCAAGGGAGTGAATTACCATCGTCTGGTAAAACGTTGTCTGACGAGGTGTTGACGACGCATACGTTCATATCCTTTTGCGAAATACCTAGCAATCACATACCGTCGACACGGGAGAGTTCCATTACAAACTGCGAACATCCATACTATAATGGGGTGGGAAAATGTGACCAAGAAATTATCAATACGCATTTATAA